CAGCCCCGGTAGTAGGCGATAGTTTGAAATCGCAGGCACTGCAGCTGGAAACTGGCGGACGATCTCTTCGGCGGCGTCACTGCCCTGCCAGCGGCAATCGGGTTTGTCGGCGTCGATGAGAAGCATGCCGAGCTTACAATCGGCTGCCGTGATGCCAAACTGCGCGAGCGTATCCGCATCCTGCATCGGGATGTAGTCGAAGGTGGTTCCGCGATCCAGCCGTTCTAGCTGTCGAACGAAGCCGACGCACAGGTTGCACGTGCCGTCGTAGATGACGTGATAGTTAGCAGTGGATTTTGGCATTAGCGATCTAGGGCGTCTAAGGGGCACCTCGAAAAGTTGCCGGATTGTGGCGTGCCAGCGGCTGAAATGCCCATACTAACGTGCCGACCTTCGGTCTCGAGTAAATTAATCGAAGTACCCTAAACACTATCGACTCTGGTGTGCTTCGATGAGATTTTGCAACAACCTGACGATCGAAATTTAATTGAGACGCGATCCCATTCAGCTGCTTCTGTAATGCATAGAGTTGCGTTTCGATTCCCTGCAGACGGTTG
This DNA window, taken from Rubidibacter lacunae KORDI 51-2, encodes the following:
- a CDS encoding thiol-disulfide oxidoreductase DCC family protein, whose protein sequence is MPKSTANYHVIYDGTCNLCVGFVRQLERLDRGTTFDYIPMQDADTLAQFGITAADCKLGMLLIDADKPDCRWQGSDAAEEIVRQFPAAVPAISNYRLLPGLKWLGDRFYERLRDNRYHWFGRRDRIYRSLYAIGCARDGSASARDRTSAREAEPTSPRLR